One region of Wyeomyia smithii strain HCP4-BCI-WySm-NY-G18 chromosome 3, ASM2978416v1, whole genome shotgun sequence genomic DNA includes:
- the LOC129731843 gene encoding uncharacterized protein LOC129731843 gives MVVAPTDNEFKPTPKFKNSGTSVPKKLESELRQTTVPRQFVSPEISPHKQQNKDKTDLADESMMSNDSVDLLTNTDSDTGAENQTAGLICCPLKIWLNIMVKQTNQKWIA, from the exons atggtGGTAGCCCCAACAGATAATGAATTCAAACCTACACCTAAATTCAAAAATTCTGGAACATCCGTACCGAAGAAGCTGGAATCCGAACTTCGTCAAACAACAGTTCCGAGACAATTTGTTTCACCCG AGATTTCTCCCcacaaacaacaaaataaagataaaaCTGATTTGGCTGATGAATCCATGATGAGCAATGACTCAGTTGACCTGTTGACCAACACTGACAGTGATACTGGAGCAGAGAATC AAACGGCTGGACTGATATGTTGCCCTTTGAAAATATGGCTTAAC ATCATGGTGAAGCAAACCAATCAAAAATGGATCGCCTGA